A single region of the Brassica rapa cultivar Chiifu-401-42 chromosome A03, CAAS_Brap_v3.01, whole genome shotgun sequence genome encodes:
- the LOC103858280 gene encoding histone H4, with protein MSGRGKGGKGLGKGGAKRHRKVLRDNIQGITKPAIRRLARRGGVKRISGLIYEETRGVLKIFLENVIRDAVTYTEHARRKTVTAMDVVYALKRQGRTLYGFGG; from the coding sequence ATGTCAGGAAGAGGAAAGGGAGGAAAGGGATTGGGAAAAGGAGGAGCGAAGAGACACAGGAAAGTTCTGAGAGACAACATCCAAGGAATTACCAAGCCTGCGATCAGGCGTCTTGCTCGCAGAGGAGGCGTTAAGCGAATCAGCGGTTTGATCTACGAAGAAACGAGAGGAGTTCTGAAGATCTTTCTCGAGAATGTGATCAGAGACGCCGTCACTTACACCGAGCACGCGAGGAGGAAGACGGTGACGGCAATGGATGTGGTTTATGCTTTGAAGAGACAAGGACGTACTCTCTACGGATTCGGTGGTTGA